One genomic window of Nicotiana sylvestris chromosome 10, ASM39365v2, whole genome shotgun sequence includes the following:
- the LOC138880222 gene encoding uncharacterized protein, protein MRMLIWMCGDTRKDKIQNEIIRDKVGVAAIEDKLRESRLRWFGHVRKRDMDAPVRRCERWTMTGLRKGRSRPKKYWGVVTRQDMSVLRLTEDMTSDKKVWRSTIKVVG, encoded by the coding sequence ATGAGGATGCTGATATGGATGTGTGGAGATACCAGGAAAGACAAGATTCAGAATGAAATTATTAGGGACAAGGTGGGAGTAGCAGCCATAGAAGACAAGTTGCGGGAATCGAGGTTGCGATGGTTTGGGCATGTGAGGAAGAGAGACATGGATGCCCCggtcaggaggtgtgagaggtggACCATGACAGGCTTGAGGAAGGGTAGGAGTAGgccaaagaagtattggggagtGGTGACTAGGCAGGACATGTCAGTGCTTCGCCTAACCGAGGACATGACTAGCGATaagaaggtgtggaggtcgacaATTAAGGTGGTGGGTTGA
- the LOC104239970 gene encoding uncharacterized protein produces MSVREYSLQFDSLARYTPTIVSKMEDWVHRFMVGLEPHLLNYCISVSLHLDMDISCIQAYAQGVEERKQKQKADHEHDKAKNKRARSTGEFRGGQRQQYSRYPAQPSASAPPQFGGKRFDHSIYSRSGQSSRASNSQGRVKSDEAAIATMCSMCAYAPQAGLSKEIKKHFWEDFDEVLHGIPQSEKFFIGGDFNSHVGETARGYYEVHDRFTFEVRNEGGTSLLDFAKTFDLVLANTSFQKRKEHLVTFRSRVAKTQIDYLLLRKGYKGLCTDCKVIPSECLSTHHRLLVMDLEVKRVRNKRAMVTWVATKGIGVDWEVQGKEEAKKAVYLKLVGSTDEEERRLHRECYKKVRREVKLAVAAARTAAFERLYKDLGGKDGDKKLYKLAKIRERKVRDLDRVRCIKDEDGKILVRDASIMRRWQGYFHRLLNEEGDRNIVLGELENSESRRDFRFCRCINCEEVEVSIQRMSRVKTTGPDEIPVEFWKEVGRAGLEWLTSLFNINFKMEKMLEDWRLRRSTTEAIHLMRCLMEKYRERKMDLNMVFIDLEKDYDKIPREVLWRCLDVSGVPIAYIRVIKDMYEALDMLTRYIQGRVPWCMLFADDIVLIDEMRWGVNAKLEFWRQTLEPKGFKLSRPKTEYLECKFSEERHEEEVEVKIDTQVIPKRDSFKYLGSIIQGNREIAEDVTHRIGVGWMRWRLASGILYDKNVPPRLKGKFYIVVVRPVMLYGAECWPCPKDERS; encoded by the exons atgagtgttcgggagtacagtcttcagtttgattcgttggctaggtataCACCTACTATTGTATCTAAAATGGAGGATTGGGTTCACCGGTTCATGGTAGGATTAGAGCCGCACTTGCTTAACTATTGTATTTCGGTCTCACTTCATTTGGACATGGATATTTCTTGTATTCAGGCGtatgctcagggtgtagaggagcgtaagcaGAAACAGAAGGCCGATCATGAGCATGATAAGGCCAAGAATAAGAGAGCAAGGTCTactggtgagtttcgaggtggtcagaggcaACAATACTCGAGGTATCCAGCCCAGCCATCGGCTAGTGCaccccctcagtttggcggtaagagatttgatcattCCATATATTCAAGGTCTGGTCAGAGTTCCAGGGCCTCAAATTCTCAGGGGCGAGTCAAGTCAGATGAGGCCGCCATTGCCACAATGTGCTCAATGTG TGCTTACGCACCTCAAGCAGGGTTGAGCAAGGAGATCAAAAAGCACTTCTGGGAGGATTTTGACGAGGTTTTGCATGGTATCCCGCAGTCCGAGAAGTTTTTCATAGGGGGTGACTTCAATAGTCATGTTGGGGAGACGGCTCGGGGTTATTACGAGGTGCATGACAGGTTTACTTTCGAGGTTAGGAATGAGGGCGGTACTTCATTATTGGATTTTGCTAAAACTTTTGACTTGGTACTAGCTAACACGAGTTTTCAGAAGAGGAAGGAACACTTAGTCACTTTCCGAAGTAGGGTTGCCAAGACTCAGATTGATTATCTTCTCCTCAGGAAAGGCTATAAAGGCCTTTGTACggattgcaaggttatcccaaGTGAGTGCCTCTCGACGCATCATAGGCTCTTGGTAATGGACTTGGAGGTCAAGAGAGTGAGGAATAAGAGAGCGAT GGTTACTTGGGTGGCCACAAAGGGTATTGGTGTGGACTGGGAGGTccaaggaaaagaagaagctaagaaagCGGTATATTTGAAGCTAGTAGGGAGCACGGACGAGGAAGAACGAAGGTTACATAGGGAGTGCTATAAAAAGGTAAGGAGAGAGGTGAAGCTCGCGGTTGCGGCAGCTAGGACTGCAGCTTTTGAGAGATTGTATAAGGATCTTGGGGGCAAAGACGGGGATAAgaagttgtacaagttagccaaGATTAGGGAGAGGAAGGTTCGAGACTTGGATAGAGTAAGGTGCATCAAAGACGAAGACGGCAAGATATTAGTGAGAGATGCAAGTATCATGCGTAGATGGCAGGGGTACTTCCACAGACTCTTGAACGAGGAAGGGGATAGAAACATCGTACTAGGTGAGTTGGAGAACTCAGAGAGTCGGAGAGATTTTAGGTTTTGTAGGTGTATTAACTGTGAGGAGGTTGAGGTGTCAATACAAAGGATGAGTAGGGTCAAGACGACTGGGCCTGATGAGATCCCGGTAGAATTTTGGAAAGAAGTGGGTAGGGCAGGCTTGGAGTGGCTTACTAGCTTATTTAACATCAATTTCAAGATGGAGAAGATGCTCGAAGATTGGCGGTTGA GACGGTCTACTACAGAAGCCATTCACCTTATGAGATGTTTGATGGAGAAGTATAGGGAGAGGAAAATGGACTTGAACATGGTGTTCATTGACCTCGAGAAAGATTATGATAAAATCCCGAGGGAGGTGCTATGGAGATGTTTGGATGTTAGCGGAGTCCCAATAGCGTACATAagggtgattaaggacatgtacgaAG CGTTAGATATGCTGACACGATACATACAAGGGagggtgccatggtgtatgttatttgcggATGATATAGTACTGATTGACGAGATGCGGTGGGGTGTTAACGctaagttggaattttggagACAAACATTGGAGcccaaaggtttcaagttgagtaggccAAAGActgaatacttggagtgcaagttcagtgagGAGAGGCATGAAGAAGAAGTGGAAGTAAAGATTGatactcaagtcattcccaaaagagatagtttcaagtatcttgggtcTATAATCCAAGGCAACAGGGAGATTGCCGAGGATGTTACTCACCGCATTGGAGTGGGATGGATGAGATGGAGGCTAGCCTCCGGGATTTTATATGATAAGAATGTGCCTCCTAGACTTAAGGGCAAATTTTACATAGTGGTGGTTAGACCTGTTATGTTGTACGGAGCTGAGTGTTGGCCATGTCCAAAAGATGAGCGTAGCTGA